A genomic stretch from Dermochelys coriacea isolate rDerCor1 chromosome 24, rDerCor1.pri.v4, whole genome shotgun sequence includes:
- the LOC119848093 gene encoding probable G-protein coupled receptor 33: MDRGNTTLSPIIWTNSSQPPASMKSTNLAIAVFLFATILVGVVGNGLYLWVLGLKMRRTVTTLWFLHLVSCSLLFTLILPFLAVHVLLGFHWVFGMAMCKVLSACSHLGMFSSVFFLALISLDRYILTCRPVWSRHHRTISWGRKMVLGVWLASFTLSAPYLAFQETWEMEGGKVICTLYYILSRDQDRAETQAWRIHMYVVLFVVRFLLGFLLPFCIIVGCYCRMGLEIKEKGLARSRKPFKVMVAAVVSFFFGWLPYHLYQSLTLIRDVPQSLTDAFLLVSIIMFCFNVCFTPVLYLFVGQTFHQVLRTSLFAQVKAAFHEDLDSDVSGPDSRERTVRS; this comes from the coding sequence ATGGACCGAGGCAACACTACCCTCTCACCCATAATCTGGACAAactccagccagcccccagcaTCCATGAAGAGCACTAACCTAGCCATTGCTGTGTTTCTCTTTGCCACCATCCTAGTGGGTGTGGTGGGGAACGGGCTGTACCTGTGGGTGCTGGGGCTGAAGATGAGGAGGACGGTGACCACCCTCTGGTTCCTCCACTTGGTCTCCTGTTCTCTTCTCTTTACCCTGATTCTCCCTTTCCTCGCTGTCCATGTTCTCCTTGGTTTCCACTGGGTCTTCGGCATGGCCATGTGCAAGGTCCTCAGTGCCTGCTCCCACCTGGGCATGTTCTCCTCtgtcttcttccttgccctcatCAGCCTGGACCGCTACATCCTCACCTGCCGCCCAGTCTGGTCCCGGCATCATCGCACCATATCCTGGGGCAGGAAGATGgtcctgggtgtgtggctggccTCCTTCACCCTTAGTGCTCCCTACTTGGCTTTCCAGGAGACCTGGGAGATGGAGGGGGGCAAGGTCATTTGCACCCTTTATTACATCCTGTCCAGAGACCAGGACAGAGCTGAGACACAGGCCTGGAGGATACACATGTATGTTGTGCTGTTCGTGGTCCGGTTTCTGCTGGGCTTCCTGCTGCCGTTCTGCATCATCGTGGGATGCTACTGCCGGATGGGGCTGGAGATAAAGGAGAAGGGGCTGGCACGGAGCAGGAAGCCCTTCAAAGTCATGGTGGCCGCGGTGGTGTCCTTCTTCTTTGGTTGGCTGCCCTACCACCTCTACCAGAGCTTGACGCTCATCAGAGATGTGCCACAGTCATTGACTGATGCCTTCCTGCTTGTTAGCATCATCATGTTCTGCTTCAACGTCTGCTTCACTCCAGTCCTCTACCTCTTTGTGGGGCAGACATTCCATCAGGTGCTCAGGACATCCCTCTTTGCTCAGGTCAAAGCGGCTTTTCATGAGGATCTCGATAGTGACGTGTCTGGACCAGATTCTAGAGAGAGAACAGTGAGAAGCTAA
- the LOC119848094 gene encoding probable G-protein coupled receptor 33 isoform X2 has product MTPPPTTGANSSQTPAAVSASHLAAAVLLFPTFLVGVVGNGLYLWVLGLKMRMTVITLWFLHLVSCYLLFTLLIPFFIISLLMGFPWVFGTVMCKILNICISVGMFSSVFLLTFIILDCYTLTHHPIWSRNHRSVTWARKLVVGVWLTSFGLSAPYLAFRETPMVHTGRTTCINNYTLSGDWNGAKPQKLGRWVHLAIFMVRFLLGFFLPFCTIAGCYVRVGLKMKEKKLAWAGKLFKVMVAAVVSFFLGWLPYHLHHGLKLYKLSPGILCAVLVSHV; this is encoded by the coding sequence ATGACTCCCCCACCAACCACTGGGGCAAATTCCAGCCAGACCCCAGCAGCTGTGAGCGCCTCTCACCTGGCTGCAGCCGTATTGCTCTTCCCCACCTTCCTGGTGGGTGTGGTGGGGAACGGGCTGTACCTGTGGGTGCTGGGGCTGAAGATGAGGATGACGGTGATCACGCTCTGGTTCCTCCACCTGGTATCCTGCTACCTCCTCTTCACCCTGCTGATCCCCTTCTTCATCATCTCCCTCCTCATGGGTTTCCCCTGGGTCTTCGGCACGGTCATGTGCAAGATCCTCAACATCTGCATCTCTGTGGGCATGTTCTCCTCAGTCTTCCTTCTCACCTTCATCATCCTGGACTGCTACACCCTCACTCACCACCCCATCTGGTCCCGGAATCACCGCTCCGTGACCTGGGCTAGGAAGCTGGTTGTGGGAGTGTGGCTGACATCCTTTGGTCTCAGCGCTCCCTACCTGGCTTTCCGGGAGACCCCGATGGTTCACACGGGCAGAACCACCTGCATCAATAATTACACCCTCTCTGGAGACTGGAATGGAGCCAAGCCACAGAAGCTGGGGAGATGGGTCCACCTGGCCATCTTCATGGTCCGGTTCCTGCTAGGTTTCTTTCTCCCCTTCTGCACCATCGCAGGATGCTATGTCCGTGTGGGGCTGAAGATGAAGGAGAAGAAGCTGGCGTGGGCTGGGAAGCTCTTCAAAGTCATGGTGGCTGCGGTGGTTTCCTTCTTCCTTGGCTGGCTGCCCTACCACCTCCACCATGGCTTGAAGCTCTACAAgctctcacctggaatactgtgtgcagttctggtctcccatgtttaa
- the LOC119848094 gene encoding probable G-protein coupled receptor 33 isoform X1, with protein MGHNSLLQGHHGPRHMTPPPTTGANSSQTPAAVSASHLAAAVLLFPTFLVGVVGNGLYLWVLGLKMRMTVITLWFLHLVSCYLLFTLLIPFFIISLLMGFPWVFGTVMCKILNICISVGMFSSVFLLTFIILDCYTLTHHPIWSRNHRSVTWARKLVVGVWLTSFGLSAPYLAFRETPMVHTGRTTCINNYTLSGDWNGAKPQKLGRWVHLAIFMVRFLLGFFLPFCTIAGCYVRVGLKMKEKKLAWAGKLFKVMVAAVVSFFLGWLPYHLHHGLKLYKLSPGILCAVLVSHV; from the exons ATGGGCCACAACTCACTGCTACAGG ggcaCCATGGACCAAGGCACATGACTCCCCCACCAACCACTGGGGCAAATTCCAGCCAGACCCCAGCAGCTGTGAGCGCCTCTCACCTGGCTGCAGCCGTATTGCTCTTCCCCACCTTCCTGGTGGGTGTGGTGGGGAACGGGCTGTACCTGTGGGTGCTGGGGCTGAAGATGAGGATGACGGTGATCACGCTCTGGTTCCTCCACCTGGTATCCTGCTACCTCCTCTTCACCCTGCTGATCCCCTTCTTCATCATCTCCCTCCTCATGGGTTTCCCCTGGGTCTTCGGCACGGTCATGTGCAAGATCCTCAACATCTGCATCTCTGTGGGCATGTTCTCCTCAGTCTTCCTTCTCACCTTCATCATCCTGGACTGCTACACCCTCACTCACCACCCCATCTGGTCCCGGAATCACCGCTCCGTGACCTGGGCTAGGAAGCTGGTTGTGGGAGTGTGGCTGACATCCTTTGGTCTCAGCGCTCCCTACCTGGCTTTCCGGGAGACCCCGATGGTTCACACGGGCAGAACCACCTGCATCAATAATTACACCCTCTCTGGAGACTGGAATGGAGCCAAGCCACAGAAGCTGGGGAGATGGGTCCACCTGGCCATCTTCATGGTCCGGTTCCTGCTAGGTTTCTTTCTCCCCTTCTGCACCATCGCAGGATGCTATGTCCGTGTGGGGCTGAAGATGAAGGAGAAGAAGCTGGCGTGGGCTGGGAAGCTCTTCAAAGTCATGGTGGCTGCGGTGGTTTCCTTCTTCCTTGGCTGGCTGCCCTACCACCTCCACCATGGCTTGAAGCTCTACAAgctctcacctggaatactgtgtgcagttctggtctcccatgtttaa